The nucleotide sequence CCACCGCGAGGTCCTGGGCCTGCGGGTCGCCACCTCGGAGACCGGGGCGGCGTGGAACGAGTTCTTCGCCGACCTGGTCGCCCGCGGCCTGGCCGGGGTCCGGTTGGTCACTTCTGACGCCCACACCGGACTCAAGGACGCCATCGCGGCGAACCTGCCCGGAGCGACGTGGCAGCGCTGCCGCACCCATTACGCGGCGAACCTGATGGGCATCACCCCGAAGAACATGTGGCCGGCCGTGAAAGCCATGCTGCACTCGGTCTATGACCAGCCCGATGCGGCCAGCGTGCACGCGCAGTTCGACCGGCTCCTGGACTACGTGAGCGAGAAGCTGCCCACCGTGGCTGAGCACCTCGACGCCGCCCGGGCGGACATCCTGGCCTTCACCACGTTCCCGAAGGACGTCTGGACGCAGGTCTGGTCGAACAACCCGGCCGAGCGGCTCAACCGGGAGATCCGCCGTCGCACCGACGCGGTGGGCATCTTCCCCAACCGGGCGGCCATCGTCAGGCTAGTGGGTGCGGTGCTGGCCGAGCAGACCGATGAATGGGCCGAGGGTCGACGCTACCTCGGTCTCGAAGTCCTGGCCCGCTGCAGGCTCACCACCGTGACCAACACCGGAGACGAGGTGGACCCCGACACCGAACTCACCCTCGGCCTCAGCGCCTGACCCCCATGAAGGATCAGACCGCTACACCATCACGAGGGGCTTGACCCGAACTGGCCGAGGCGTACCTGGCCAACGCGTTGTTCGACGCCCATCGCGACGACCCCGAGTTCGGCTACCGGTACCTGGCCGATGAGGCCCGAGACGCCGGCCACGCCGCGTGTGACCGGACGATGTGGCGGGTGTGCTCGGCCAACGGCTGGTGGAGCGCGTTCGGCAAGAAGCGCGGCAAGAACGGCAAGAAGCCGGGCCCACCGGTCCACGACGATCTGGTGAAACGCGATTTCACCGCCGACGCCCCGAACGAACTCTGGTTGGCCGACATCACCGAACACCGCACCGGTCAAGGCAAGCTCTACCTGTGCGCGGTCAAGGGCGTGTCCTCCAACCGGATCGTGGGCTACTCGATCAGCGACCGGATGAAGTCGCGCCTGGCCGTGAATGCGCTAAACAATGCCGTGGCCAGACGCACCGAGGTGGCTGGCTGTATTCTGCGCACAGACCGCGGATCGCAATTTCGGTCCAGGAAATTCGTCCGCGCCCTGCACCACCACGACATGGTCGGTTCGATGGGCAAGGTCGGTGCCGCCGGTGACAACGCGGCCATGGAGAGCTTCTTCGCGCTGCTGCAGAAGAACGTCCTGGACCGTCGCACCTGGGCCACTCGCCAGGAGCTGCGGATCGCGATCGTCACCTGGATTGAGCGGACCTACCACCGCCGGCGCAGGCAGACAGCCCTGGGCTGATTGACTCCCGTTGAATACGAGACCATCATGACCGCACCGGTCGCTCAGGCAGCCTGACCCACCCTGTCACCTATCCGTGCAGCAGTTCCCACCTCCCGCCGGATGAGGTGGGTGGCGACCGTGCGGCGGTTCACTCCGAACACGGATGCCAGCTCCACGAGCGTCGCGCCCCTGCAGTACTGCGCCACCCGATCGTCGACCTGCTCGGGGGCGCAGCAGGGTTTGAGCCATCCCAAGTGATCGCACCACTCGACCCCTGGAATCGGAAACCGTAGGCTCAGAGGAGCGCTGGTCCTGGTTGTAGAAGCCCCGTGACCTGCGCAAAGACAAGGTTTTCAGGTGTGGGCAGGGGTTCTCAAACTCTCTACGGAGGTCCACCAGTCAGAAGGCCCGGTCCATACGGACCGGGCCTTCGTCGTCGTCGGGCTCCCGTGCGGGGCCGGGAGGCGACCGCCACCCCGCGACATCACCGCGGTTCTGCACTGCGGTGATGTCGCTCCGCCGCGGTCGGTGCGGGGGACACGCCGGGGTACGCGGCGCACTCCGCCGCCGTGAGTGCGGGTTCCACCGCACGGCCCTCCCGCGCCGAGGCGACGGCGGCCTCGAGCACCGCCATCACGGCGACGGCCTGGTCGGGGGTGGCGGCGTCACCGTTCGGGCGGCCCAGGATCGCGTCGCGCACACCCGTGTAGGACCGCTGCTGGGCTCCGGTGGGCGCGGGGACGCGCTCGGTGTTCCCCTCCCCGTCGTGCAGGAGGATCGGGTCGGGGTCGACACCCCAGCCCTCGGAGCCGGGGAGCAGACCCGCGTGCAGCTGCGCCTCCTGCTGATCCGGCAGTTCCTTCACCGCGGAGCCGCGCGTGCCGTGGACCGCGAAGCGCGGGCTGCCGCCGGCCACGAGCATCGACGCCTGCAGGACCACGCGCCGGCCCGGGTACTGCAGCACGCAGTGCGCCCAGTCCTCGACCGGGGCGCCCGGACGCAGGGCCGCGAGGTCGGCGTCCACGCGTTCGGGGACACCGAAGAGCAGGAGCGCCTGGTCGACCAGGTGCGGTCCGAGGTCGAACCAGATGCCGCCCCCGGGCACCGCGGCTTCCCGCCAGCGGTCCCGGACGGTCGGGCGGAAGCGGTCGATCCGGGACTCGAGGTGGACGACGTCCCCGAGCCGGCCGGAGCGGACCAGCTCGGCGATGCCCAGGAAGTCGCTGTCGAAGCGGCGGTTCTGGAACACCCGCAGCACCCGCCCGGTCTCGACCGCGAGGTCGCGAAGCTCCCGCGCCTCGGCGAGACTCAGCGTGAAGGGCTTGTCCACCACCACGTGCCTACCCGCCCTCAGGGCCGTGCGCGCGAGCGGCGTGTGCTGGTCGTTCGGGGCGGCGATCACCACGAGGTCCACGTCGTGGCGCGCCAGGATCGCGTCCACGTCGGGCACCACGACGACGTCCGGCAGATCCGCGTGCACCGCGTCCGGGCGGCTCGAGGCGACATGGGTGAGCACGAGACCCTCCGTGGCGCGGAGCAGGGGGACGTGGAACGTCTTCCCGGCGAACCCGTAGCCGATCAGCGCTGTGCGGATCGGTGCGTCGGTGGGGGACATGCAGGACCTCCTGGGCAGGCGGCGGGCTGGGGGTGTCTCCTGCACGCTAGGCCGTGGGGCGGCGGCGGTCCATCGACGTCGCCGGCCGGTTTGCGCGGTTGTCGCAGGCCGGGTATTCTGTTCAGGTGCTCCGGCCGGTCCGCCGGAAACGGAGTCACCACCCACCTGGGGGTATGGCGCAGTTGGTAGCGCGTCTGCATGGCATGCAGAAGGTCAGGGGTTCGAATCCCCTTACCTCCACCCGTCAGAAGGCCCGGTCCGTGCGGACCGGGCCTTCGTCGTCGTGACGGCCAGCTCGCCGTCGAGACCCGCCGGTCACGGCCGGGTTGCGGTCCCGCGTCGATCACGCATCGACGTCGCACAGCCCTTTCACGGCAGGCTCTCGGCGGACAGACTCGAGGCGTCCCCACCCGTGGAGCCCGGAACGCCGGTGCTGCAGAGGCGGGGGCCGCCGGCTCTGTCCGGCCGACTCAGTGAGGAGTTGCCATGTCCGTCATCCGTACCCGTCGTCCCTCCCTCCGTCACCTGCCCGCCGCCGTCGCCGCCGCCGGCCTCATCACCACCGTCGCCCTCGCCGGCCCCGCCGCGGCCTGGGACGACGCCCATGGCCCCCAGGCCGGCTACTTCCAGGCCGTCGACCACGAGAACGTCACCGCCGCCTTCTTCCAGACCTACGACGGCTACGACCCGGAGGACCTCACGCTCACGATCACGCCGGTGGCCGAGGACGGCACCCGCCTGGAGGGCGGTCAGGAGGTGGAGTTCACCGCCCTGGACGTCATCGACGGCGGCGCGGTGGACGTCCTCGAGACCCGCCGCGCGCTCGGCGCGGCCGGTGAAGGCCTCGTGCGGTACGACGTGGAGGTGGACGGGCAGATGCTGACCATGGGCATCACGCTCCAGGCGGACGCTGATCTCGCCGACGATCAGGGGGCGGCCGTGCACTCCGTCGACGGACCGCAGACGGGCCACCTCGGGGACCGGCCCCTGGCCTGGGACTCGGCCATGCAGTTGGCACCTGGGGTGGAGGGCGCCGAGATCGTTCACCTGGTCGCCGCGCCGACGATGGAGAACACCTACGCGGCGGTCGTGGCCGAGCCGGCCCACGGTGAGGTCTTCGCGTTCCGTGACTCGGAGCACTCCGAGCTCCGTGCCTGGTACATCCCCGACGAGGGCTTCGTCGGCACGGACACCTTCACCGTCGACTTCCACAGCGACCATGTCGCCCATGTCCAGACCGTCACCGTGCATGTCGGCGAGGAGATCCCCGCCGCGTACGACGGCTTCCTCGATGCCGAGGACGGCGTCCTCAATGGG is from Micrococcus luteus NCTC 2665 and encodes:
- a CDS encoding IS256 family transposase, producing the protein MTAPHILDPAGLLGEALSEASPDMMRHLLQTMINTLLSADADAVVGAEWGKPSSSRTARRNGYRHRDLDTRVGTLDVAIPKLRSGTYFPDWLLERRKRAESALITVVADCYLAGVSTQRMDKLVKTLGVNALSKSQVSRMATELDEQVEAFRHRPLGVAGPFTFVAADALSMKVREGGRVVNAVVLLATGVNADGHREVLGLRVATSETGAAWNEFFADLVARGLAGVRLVTSDAHTGLKDAIAANLPGATWQRCRTHYAANLMGITPKNMWPAVKAMLHSVYDQPDAASVHAQFDRLLDYVSEKLPTVAEHLDAARADILAFTTFPKDVWTQVWSNNPAERLNREIRRRTDAVGIFPNRAAIVRLVGAVLAEQTDEWAEGRRYLGLEVLARCRLTTVTNTGDEVDPDTELTLGLSA
- a CDS encoding oxidoreductase gives rise to the protein MSPTDAPIRTALIGYGFAGKTFHVPLLRATEGLVLTHVASSRPDAVHADLPDVVVVPDVDAILARHDVDLVVIAAPNDQHTPLARTALRAGRHVVVDKPFTLSLAEARELRDLAVETGRVLRVFQNRRFDSDFLGIAELVRSGRLGDVVHLESRIDRFRPTVRDRWREAAVPGGGIWFDLGPHLVDQALLLFGVPERVDADLAALRPGAPVEDWAHCVLQYPGRRVVLQASMLVAGGSPRFAVHGTRGSAVKELPDQQEAQLHAGLLPGSEGWGVDPDPILLHDGEGNTERVPAPTGAQQRSYTGVRDAILGRPNGDAATPDQAVAVMAVLEAAVASAREGRAVEPALTAAECAAYPGVSPAPTAAERHHRSAEPR